A genome region from Brienomyrus brachyistius isolate T26 chromosome 23, BBRACH_0.4, whole genome shotgun sequence includes the following:
- the sema4ab gene encoding semaphorin-4A, with the protein MAVRLLFIVLLLGHLEVSVTKLVPRISFPLGSPGRSVTMFSSPDVQNTTMVSLSNDGQTLLVGARDSVLSLDVSRPGVMEMKSKFDWSPSSKQLDDCSMKGKNKVDCHNFIRVLNFLNDTHVYVCGTHAFSPLCTYIDLEKINQTAELISKSHDGRGRCPYDPYQKNTAIAVAGELYTGTVADYRGNRPVISRYLSQGNHADLKLDDTMGWLDEPTFISSEFIPSEDKVYVFFSELGREYEFLDKIVVSRIAQVCTSDIGGQRTLQRRWTTFAKAQLLCKSKNQLPYNVILDIVSLPPPEGASEDGMLFYGIFGSQWSAGQSAVCMFRLDDIKTVFAGNYKVLNRDTLRWGSKVQDKLASPGQCGLHNASDTTLRFVKDNFLADQAIPPASHGLTMVSPAHRYTNIAAQRVRAASGRHYDVLFLLTESGFLHKTVLLEKGPRIIEEIQVFKNPQSMRNILLSDTKGVVFVGFSEGVAQVPVSNCSFYLSCAECVLARDPFCGWDRSQMECVEVSPGRDDLGQDVDEGNVMGVCTGPKSRSGLNKSSTAEQLVLVTLNKAVTLQCRGASRLSTSDWYLPKGRSHDDYLWLPDGGLQFLATPNAVGDYTCYSDEDGHRQTVAVYSVKLKSSLTPRGINPSHSQGPPLTTAPRRPPLRRPTDARPTTEGGALTSGPAGTTAVHVGAGSTENNQNLTTFKKPQLMEADSSANVGQLPLANEKTYYRELVTVSVLLSLTLCALLLTALYAVRPRARGLQICPSVEPGSANQERAPLSGDSSASVLCKQNGQPQDKCLAASNGALRSSNGHLPNTPYE; encoded by the exons GCAGCCCGGGTCGGTCCGTCACAATGTTCAGCAGCCCCGATGTCCAGAACACCACGATGGTGTCCCTCAGCAATGACGGCCAGACGCTTTTGGTGGGCGCGCGGGATTCCGTGCTGTCTCTGGACGTCAGCCGGCCGGGTGTCATGGAGATGAAGAGTAAG TTTGACTGGTCGCCATCTTCCAAGCAACTTGACGACTGTTCTATGAAGGGCAAAAACAag GTGGACTGTCACAACTTCATCCGAGTGCTGAATTTCCTGAACGACACTCACGTATACGTCTGCGGGACTCACGCCTTCAGCCCCCTCTGCACCTACATA GATTTGGAGAAGATCAACCAAACTGCCGAGCTCATCAGCAAGTCCCACGATGGCCGGGGACGCTGTCCTTACGACCCCTATCAGAAGAACACGGCCATTGCTGTTG CTGGGGAGCTGTACACTGGAACGGTGGCTGATTACAGAGGAAACCGCCCGGTTATCTCCCGCTACCTGAGCCAGGGTAACCATGCCGACCTGAAGCTGGACGACACCATGGGCTGGCTGGATG AACCCACCTTCATCAGCTCGGAGTTCATCCCCAGCGAGGACAAAGTCTACGTGTTTTTCAGCGAGCTGGGCCGGGAGTATGAGTTCCTCGATAAAATTGTAGTGTCCCGTATCGCCCAGGTCTGCACG AGTGACATCGGAGGCCAGCGAACCCTGCAGAGGCGCTGGACCACCTTTGCCAAGGCACAGCTGCTCTGCAAGAGCAAGAACCAGCTGCCTTACAATGTGATTTTGGACATAGTCAGCCTCCCGCCACCAGAGGGCGCCTCAGAAGATGGAATGCTCTTTTACGGCATCTTCGGCTCACAATG GTCTGCGGGACAGTCGGCGGTCTGCATGTTCCGGCTGGACGACATAAAGACTGTGTTTGCGGGAAACTATAAGGTGTTGAACAGGGACACCCTGCGCTGGGGCTCCAAGGTCCAAGACAAATTGGCCAGCCCTGGACAG TGTGGGCTTCACAACGCCAGTGACACCACCTTGAGGTTTGTGAAGGACAACTTCCTGGCAGACCAGGCCATACCCCCCGCAAGCCACGGATTGAccatggtgtcccctgcccacCGCTACACCAACATCGCGGCCCAGAgggtacgggcagccagtggcagGCACTACGACGTACTCTTCCTGCTCACTG AATCTGGCTTTCTTCACAAAACAGTGCTGTTGGAAAAAGGCCCTCGGATCATCGAAGagatccaggtgtttaagaacCCACAGTCCATGAGGAATATCCTCCTCTCTGACACGAAG GGTGTGGTTTTTGTGGGATTTTCAGAGGGTGTCGCTCAGGTGCCCGTGTCAAACTGCTCGTTCTACTTGAGCTGCGCCGAGTGTGTCCTGGCTCGTGACCCCTTCTGCGGTTGGGACAGGTCCCAGATGGAGTGCGTCGAGGTGTCCCCCGGCCGAGACGACCT AGGACAAGATGTGGACGAGGGAAATGTCATGGGTGTGTGCACCGGGCCTAAATCCAGATCTGGTCTGAACAAATCCAGCACAG CAGAGCAGCTGGTCCTCGTGACCCTGAACAAGGCGGTGACCCTGCAGTGCCGGGGGGCGTCCCGTTTGTCCACTTCGGACTGGTACTTGCCGAAAGGTCGCTCCCATGACGACTACCTGTGGCTGCCGGACGGCGGCCTACAGTTCCTGGCTACGCCGAACGCGGTGGGCGACTACACCTGCTACTCGGATGAGGACGGCCACCGGCAGACCGTCGCTGTGTACTCGGTGAAGCTGAAATCCAGCCTGACACCACGCGGGATTAACCCCTCCCACTCGCAAGGCCCGCCCCTCACGACAGCGCCGCGCAGACCTCCGCTAAGACGGCCCACCGATGCGAGGCCGACAACCGAAGGGGGGGCGCTGACGAGCGGCCCCGCGGGCACCACTGCCGTTCACGTAGGGGCTGGATCCACAGAGAACAACCAGAACCTGACCACGTTCAAGAAGCCCCAGCTGATGGAAGCAGACTCCTCCGCCAATGTGGGTCAACTGCCTTTGGCCAATGAGAAGACCTACTACCGCGAGCTGGTGACCGTGTCCGTACTGCTGTCCCTCACGCTGTGCGCGCTTCTCCTGACGGCCCTCTATGCGGTACGGCCTCGAGCCCGTGGCCTGCAGATCTGTCCTAGTGTAGAGCCTGGCAGCGCCAACCAGGAGCGGGCCCCACTCAGCGGTGACTCGTCTGCCTCCGTCCTGTGCAAACAGAACGGGCAGCCGCAGGACAAGTGCCTGGCAGCGAGCAACGGGGCACTGCGGAGCTCCAACGGACACCTTCCCAACACCCCCTACGAGTGA
- the LOC125719191 gene encoding membrane-spanning 4-domains subfamily A member 4A-like — protein sequence MSVSVTTAGDHVIVVQVFPKGEEPANLQPIDSKSEHKPLVEPESKSPKEENTYPASQQKSLGIIQIMTGLLTAALGVTLLFIGIPLLLAPMWTAAVYIISGALCVSVGAPKGNRPCLLKGTLAMNIICALMAVTGIVVTCLGLAITVTSDRYSSDVDYESSSYSNMYWDYQGMRRRFQTAKYGILGLLLVLAVLEFCVAFAASVLAHRAIRRSSGGMQSDVTVPIAANLVFTGYSDVKPLLNDVPSCPPPAYDA from the exons ATGTCCGTTTCTGTTACCACCGCTGGAGACCATGTGATCGTGGTTCAGGTCTTTCCCAAAGGAGAGGAACCTGCGAACCTGCAGCCTATAGACTCCAAATCTGAGCATAAACCATTGGTGGAGCCGGAGTCCAAATCGCCCAAGGAGGAGAACACATACCCAGCCAGTCAACAGAAATCGCTTGGG ATTATACAAATCATGACCGGCCTGTTGACAGCAGCCTTGGGTGTCACCCTCCTATTCATCGGAATTCCTCTCCTCttggcccccatgtggacagcaGCAGTG TACATCATTTCGGGAgccctctgtgtctctgtggggGCGCCTAAAGGAAACCGTCCCTGTTTG CTGAAAGGGACCCTGGCAATGAACATCATCTGTGCCCTGATGGCTGTGACCGGTATAGTCGTCACCTGCTTAGGCCTGGCCATAACAGTCACGTCGGACAGATACAGCTCCGATGTGGATTACGAGTCCAGTAGTTATTCGAACATGTATTGGGACTACCAGGGAATGAGACGCCGTTTCCAG ACCGCGAAGTATGGCATTCTAGGGCTGCTCCTGGTTCTGGCTGTCCTCGAGTTCTGCGTGGCTTTCGCCGCCTCTGTCCTCGCCCACAGGGCCATACGACGCTCCTCTGGTGGCATGCAG AGTGACGTGACAGTGCCCATCGCTGCTAATTTGGTGTTCACCGGATACAGCGACGTTAAGCCCCTGCTGAACGACGTGCCGAGCTGCCCACCGCCGGCCTACGATGCCTGA
- the LOC125719189 gene encoding membrane-spanning 4-domains subfamily A member 4D-like — MGIDSEEPTPLGPSLSKGQVEAFQRAEPKTLGAIQIIIAVLTLCLSVTLLQQEIHFTGDVKVLCVVVGQLILSGSVLVHAGRRPSVFWLKSILVLHLVSAAFATAALGLLSKHLPYRQDAYHCEHCYRLQNAAVMLIDGITGTLVLFLVLELVICIVAMLFGLNALANGSFQLAVTSLTAPTHQSPAITASAAAPAAASAAAASAAAAASAAASATASAAIPIPDPMEAIVEDPAVPDEPQVIVSSPKTQTPETPSITIDEPQVAPAEMDSETES; from the exons ATGGGCATCGATTCCGAGGAACCGACACCTCTGGGCCCGTCCCTCAGCAAGGGGCAGGTGGAAGCATTCCAGAGGGCGGAACCCAAGACTCTTGGG GCCATCCAGATCATCATTGCAGTGCTGACCCTGTGCCTGAGTGTGACTCTGCTTCAGCAGGAGATTCATTTCACGGGGGATGTGAAAGTTTTGTGTGTTGTTGTTGGACAG CTCATCCTGTCTGGATCGGTgctggtgcatgctgggaggagGCCGTCTGTGTTCTGG TTGAAATCCATTCTGGTGCTGCACCTAGTAAGTGCTGCCTTCGCCACCGCAGCCCTGGGGCTCCTGTCCAAGCACCTGCCCTACCGACAGGACGCCTACCACTGTGAGCACTGCTACCGGCTGCAGAACGCTGCTGTG ATGCTGATCGACGGGATCACGGGCACGTTGGTCCTGTTCCTGGTGCTGGAGCTGGTGATCTGCATTGTAGCCATGCTGTTCGGGCTCAACGCCCTGGCTAACGGCAGTTTCCAG CTGGCCGTTACTAGCCTGACAGCACCTACACATCAGAGTCCTGCTATTACTGCCTCCGCCGCTGCCCCCGCCGCTGCCTCAGCCGCCGCTGCCTCCGCCGCCGCTGCTGCCTCCGCCGCTGCCTCCGCCACTGCCTCCGCCGCTATCCCCATCCCGGATCCCATGGAGGCCATCGTGGAAGACCCCGCAGTCCCCGATGAGCCCCag GTGATTGtctccagtccaaaaacacaaaCGCCCGAGACTCCCTCTATAACAATCGACGAGCCTCAGGTGGCACCAGCTGAAATGGACAGCGAAACTGAGTCTTAG